Proteins encoded within one genomic window of Pirellulales bacterium:
- a CDS encoding SIMPL domain-containing protein (The SIMPL domain is named for its presence in mouse protein SIMPL (signalling molecule that associates with mouse pelle-like kinase). Bacterial member BP26, from Brucella, was shown to assemble into a channel-like structure, while YggE from E. coli has been associated with resistance to oxidative stress.) codes for MKTSSSMLAAALLSIAISRPVFAQNSVNGIGVTGTGEVTAKPDTVELKLRVAGAAELTDDAIVKHRDARDRVMKSFETMKLDNLKVEDTNLNVHSGTSREQAQIIIRGGIQQNNSTPPQVEVSSTVRVRLKEIDKIPADDLMKLIGKLLDTAKDSGAAVGPTDEEVSMASRYGRTASNNFLHFIVTGADQLREAAYQKAADDARQRAERLAKLHGLKLGQVLSVQENFVSGDNPNNNYIQQPWELSAPEIPPRGELVTDSMNGATFQVKLGVRFGIARPDSDKPTAQAAATSDAQASSTEEK; via the coding sequence ATGAAAACTAGCTCTTCAATGCTTGCGGCCGCGCTGCTTTCGATCGCTATTTCCCGACCCGTCTTCGCACAAAACAGCGTGAACGGTATCGGCGTCACCGGCACGGGCGAAGTCACCGCCAAGCCCGACACGGTGGAACTGAAACTGCGAGTCGCCGGCGCCGCCGAATTGACCGACGACGCTATTGTTAAACACCGCGACGCGCGCGATCGGGTGATGAAATCATTCGAGACGATGAAGCTCGACAATTTGAAAGTGGAAGACACCAATCTCAACGTGCACTCCGGCACATCCCGCGAGCAAGCGCAGATCATCATCCGCGGCGGCATCCAGCAAAATAACAGCACGCCGCCGCAAGTGGAAGTTAGTAGCACCGTGCGGGTACGATTGAAAGAGATCGATAAAATTCCCGCCGACGACTTGATGAAGTTAATCGGCAAATTGCTCGACACCGCCAAAGACAGCGGCGCCGCCGTCGGCCCGACCGATGAAGAAGTTTCCATGGCATCTCGTTACGGGCGGACCGCATCAAACAACTTTCTGCATTTTATCGTTACCGGAGCGGATCAATTGCGCGAAGCCGCTTACCAAAAAGCGGCTGACGACGCGCGGCAGCGGGCCGAACGGCTCGCCAAATTACACGGATTGAAACTGGGGCAGGTATTATCGGTGCAGGAGAATTTTGTTTCCGGCGACAACCCCAACAACAACTACATTCAGCAGCCCTGGGAACTTTCGGCTCCTGAGATACCCCCGCGCGGGGAACTCGTCACCGACAGCATGAATGGCGCTACTTTTCAGGTAAAACTGGGAGTTCGCTTCGGCATAGCTCGGCCCGACAGCGACAAACCGACAGCTCAAGCGGCGGCAACTTCCGACGCCCAAGCCTCCTCGACAGAGGAAAAATAA
- a CDS encoding SIMPL domain-containing protein, with amino-acid sequence MKWMLPILAAIATAGCGGAFAAAQELGSPTNGITVSASGETKVKPNKLEIEVKTSVSAELTGDAVVKYRDALKRAKQAIENLKLDNLQVLDEGVNIASNAPAPNGGYQMATPVGVITQGGSTGPKPEIALSKSLRLTISGIDKLSEEEVIALVAKLLDAVKDAGLATISLNTNGETGPDGQPLASPLVIFTAEDVSAAHQKATEQAFHHAQEKAQQIAQLSGGMLGPASAVEETAALSANNDDSAAMGMLAAIYSGGTLTGNDVSVKSSMLAELPVRVSLRVRFSLQPNTTSISTGATK; translated from the coding sequence ATGAAGTGGATGTTGCCGATTTTAGCAGCAATTGCAACCGCAGGATGTGGCGGCGCGTTCGCGGCGGCTCAGGAACTGGGCTCGCCGACTAATGGCATCACTGTCAGTGCCAGCGGCGAAACCAAGGTGAAGCCGAACAAATTGGAGATTGAAGTCAAAACTTCGGTTTCCGCGGAACTGACGGGCGACGCCGTGGTTAAGTATCGGGACGCATTGAAACGTGCCAAGCAAGCGATCGAAAATTTGAAGCTCGATAATCTGCAGGTGCTGGATGAAGGCGTGAACATTGCCAGTAATGCTCCAGCGCCCAATGGCGGTTATCAGATGGCGACACCGGTAGGAGTTATTACGCAGGGCGGATCCACCGGCCCGAAGCCGGAAATCGCCTTGTCGAAATCACTCCGGCTGACCATCAGCGGCATCGACAAATTGTCGGAAGAAGAAGTGATTGCACTCGTCGCGAAATTGCTTGATGCGGTGAAAGACGCCGGCTTGGCGACAATCTCACTCAACACCAACGGCGAGACTGGGCCCGACGGCCAGCCGCTCGCTAGTCCGTTGGTCATCTTCACTGCTGAAGACGTTTCGGCGGCACATCAAAAAGCGACTGAACAGGCTTTTCACCATGCCCAGGAAAAAGCACAGCAAATTGCGCAGCTATCCGGCGGCATGTTAGGGCCGGCTTCCGCGGTCGAGGAAACGGCCGCGCTCTCGGCCAACAATGATGACTCGGCCGCAATGGGAATGCTGGCCGCTATTTATTCCGGCGGTACGCTCACGGGAAATGACGTTTCGGTCAAATCGTCGATGCTGGCCGAACTTCCGGTCCGGGTCAGCCTACGAGTGCGTTTCTCGCTTCAGCCCAACACCACATCGATTTCCACGGGGGCCACCAAATGA
- a CDS encoding SIMPL domain-containing protein (The SIMPL domain is named for its presence in mouse protein SIMPL (signalling molecule that associates with mouse pelle-like kinase). Bacterial member BP26, from Brucella, was shown to assemble into a channel-like structure, while YggE from E. coli has been associated with resistance to oxidative stress.) — translation MKSNLRVLLAVLLLQGLCYLAKADDSGILVSATGESTIKPNRLEIEIKASASAELTGDAVVKYRDALRRAKEAFEKLKIEKLELEDRGMNVANSAAGNNNVNGFVPNGAAPTAKPEVNISKSLRLSVTGIDKLSEEDLVSLVAKLLDTAKDAGVSVGNDANNSLMMRINGMSTPVAMVTFVADDPSTARQAASEKAFTQAQQKAQKLAEMAGAQLGPVLSMEEGGASSGKQESLQERMIEMIYGGGNSNTAEDPRLTSSLLIDMPVRVNLRVRFELEPKANGAAK, via the coding sequence ATGAAATCAAACCTCCGCGTTTTATTGGCTGTTTTGCTCCTTCAAGGACTTTGCTATCTGGCTAAGGCCGACGATTCGGGCATTTTGGTTTCGGCCACAGGGGAATCGACGATCAAGCCCAATCGGCTGGAAATTGAAATCAAAGCGTCGGCTTCTGCGGAACTTACCGGTGACGCCGTCGTCAAATATCGTGATGCGTTGCGCCGGGCCAAGGAAGCGTTCGAAAAATTGAAAATTGAGAAGCTCGAACTCGAGGACCGCGGCATGAACGTCGCCAACAGCGCTGCAGGCAACAACAACGTCAACGGTTTTGTTCCCAACGGCGCTGCGCCTACGGCTAAGCCGGAAGTCAATATTTCCAAGTCGCTGCGGTTGTCGGTGACCGGCATCGACAAGCTTTCGGAGGAAGATTTGGTGTCGCTGGTGGCCAAGTTGCTCGATACCGCCAAAGATGCGGGCGTTTCGGTCGGCAACGATGCCAACAATTCCCTCATGATGCGAATTAACGGCATGAGCACGCCGGTGGCGATGGTCACATTTGTGGCCGACGACCCATCCACGGCCCGCCAAGCGGCTTCCGAAAAAGCGTTTACCCAGGCCCAGCAAAAGGCGCAGAAGCTGGCCGAAATGGCCGGCGCCCAATTAGGGCCGGTGCTGTCGATGGAGGAAGGCGGCGCGAGCAGCGGCAAGCAAGAATCGCTGCAGGAGCGCATGATCGAAATGATTTACGGCGGCGGCAACTCCAATACAGCGGAAGATCCACGGCTTACGTCGTCGCTGCTGATTGACATGCCGGTGCGCGTCAACTTGCGGGTTCGATTCGAACTGGAACCCAAAGCGAATGGTGCCGCAAAATGA
- a CDS encoding PQQ-binding-like beta-propeller repeat protein: MRQVGKYLLILAIAVSLIAAVAARAAAQVATLVLNGTTTTNDVNQPFLLSTIPSDVVESIADYRRYCQRSQWEKAFKQLDKLHSAKSTVLAPYQDGVMVPPTGLLQRLFAELPEDGKKAYRLFNDAEAKNVLDQAQGKDEADKLATVATEFLYTSSGDVAADRWGDLLFEKGDFSGAIQAWRSILKFRPDSAIPPAQLLTKVAIALARDERWPEFQQVAQQMHDRYAEASVTLGGKSVLAVEHLEKLGAHHKGVASTSAAPSQPGKPHLIADSKPLWQFRWFAAVNPELGNREGLVVYDQMYGRQYASDFVPPTIVDAQRIYSDMVGYEVGIDLATGKLAWRSGRFFDLMKNNQQNQFNNGRSLFLEQSAIAACGDKIWSVARDPGANQNSNEVRYYLLARDPGTGKELFNSKSAKDGLKEWSITGMPVADETHLYVGAYKPNQPSDLYALCLSRSDGKLLWNTKLGSYKTDPRQLYYSVTRLSVPALLLSGGKLYVDTNAGSFVQLNPSTGAIAWGLNYDAETPSTDRYYNQPPEQVTCSAPVMVDGVLYIKGMRSRRLYAVDPEEPKVLWSRPVSENAVLAGVDRERAYLGGEEITAYDLKTQQLLWSKPVPMGTSWVRPLMTGDRIYQFTPRGIYEIEKATGDIVQLFRGADMESVGGRLMLTPHALVAISNIAITAYPVEEAASTTASSDPK, encoded by the coding sequence ATGCGCCAAGTAGGTAAATATCTGCTGATTTTGGCGATTGCCGTGTCGTTGATTGCTGCCGTTGCTGCCCGTGCGGCCGCACAGGTCGCGACGTTGGTGTTGAACGGAACCACGACCACCAACGACGTCAATCAGCCCTTTTTGCTCTCGACCATTCCCAGCGACGTGGTGGAATCGATCGCCGATTACCGCCGCTATTGCCAGCGTTCGCAGTGGGAAAAGGCCTTCAAACAATTGGACAAACTCCATTCAGCGAAATCGACCGTTTTGGCGCCCTATCAAGACGGCGTGATGGTTCCGCCCACCGGATTGCTGCAGCGGCTGTTTGCCGAATTGCCTGAAGACGGCAAGAAAGCATACCGGTTGTTTAACGATGCGGAGGCGAAGAACGTGCTGGATCAGGCCCAGGGAAAGGACGAAGCCGACAAACTGGCGACCGTAGCCACTGAGTTCTTATACACTTCGTCCGGCGATGTGGCGGCCGACCGCTGGGGTGACTTGCTGTTTGAGAAAGGGGACTTTTCCGGAGCAATTCAGGCGTGGCGCAGCATTTTGAAGTTCCGTCCCGATAGCGCCATTCCGCCGGCACAACTGCTTACGAAAGTAGCGATTGCCTTGGCACGCGATGAGCGTTGGCCGGAATTTCAACAAGTTGCGCAGCAAATGCACGATCGGTATGCCGAAGCCTCGGTGACGTTGGGGGGCAAAAGCGTGCTTGCGGTCGAACATTTGGAAAAGCTGGGCGCCCATCACAAGGGGGTTGCATCCACTTCCGCAGCCCCTTCTCAGCCAGGTAAACCGCATCTGATTGCCGACAGCAAACCGCTATGGCAGTTTCGCTGGTTCGCGGCGGTCAATCCAGAATTGGGAAATCGGGAGGGCTTGGTGGTGTACGATCAAATGTATGGCCGCCAATATGCGTCCGATTTTGTGCCTCCGACCATTGTCGATGCCCAGCGCATCTATTCTGACATGGTGGGCTACGAAGTCGGCATCGACCTGGCCACGGGAAAACTGGCGTGGCGCAGCGGACGGTTTTTCGATTTGATGAAAAACAACCAGCAAAATCAATTCAATAACGGACGCAGCCTGTTTCTGGAGCAATCGGCTATCGCCGCTTGTGGCGACAAAATTTGGTCGGTGGCGCGCGACCCTGGGGCCAACCAAAACTCCAACGAGGTTCGGTATTATCTGCTCGCCCGTGACCCGGGCACAGGTAAAGAGCTGTTCAACAGCAAATCTGCCAAAGACGGCCTGAAAGAGTGGTCGATCACGGGAATGCCAGTGGCCGACGAAACACACCTTTATGTCGGCGCGTACAAACCGAATCAGCCCAGCGATTTGTACGCCCTGTGTCTGAGCCGTTCCGACGGCAAGCTGCTATGGAACACCAAACTGGGGAGCTACAAAACCGACCCTCGTCAACTGTATTATTCCGTCACGCGGTTGTCGGTGCCTGCCCTGCTGCTTTCCGGCGGTAAACTGTACGTGGACACGAATGCCGGCAGCTTTGTGCAATTGAATCCCTCCACGGGAGCCATCGCCTGGGGCCTGAATTACGACGCTGAAACGCCGAGCACCGACCGGTACTACAACCAGCCGCCGGAGCAAGTCACGTGCAGCGCGCCGGTCATGGTGGATGGCGTGTTGTACATCAAGGGAATGCGATCGCGGCGATTGTATGCGGTCGATCCGGAGGAACCCAAGGTGTTGTGGAGCCGGCCGGTATCGGAAAACGCGGTTTTGGCCGGCGTGGATAGGGAACGGGCATATTTAGGCGGCGAAGAAATCACCGCCTACGACCTGAAAACACAACAACTGTTATGGTCCAAGCCCGTGCCGATGGGCACCAGTTGGGTGCGGCCATTGATGACCGGAGATCGCATTTATCAATTCACACCCCGCGGCATTTACGAAATTGAGAAGGCCACGGGTGATATTGTGCAACTGTTCCGCGGGGCGGATATGGAATCTGTCGGCGGCCGCCTGATGCTGACGCCGCATGCACTGGTGGCGATTTCGAATATCGCCATCACAGCCTATCCGGTCGAGGAAGCGGCCAGTACGACCGCATCGTCCGACCCAAAATAA
- a CDS encoding DUF1549 and DUF1553 domain-containing protein: protein MWRTNSDQRVSSPAHSPPVVIFDIFRRRVSPLGVVAVFATLLVGCELLADDAATTANKKTSTADAWSATTSALYPAGQSSATDAEAISAEQMAAHIDRLLADAWQAAGVEAASPTTDSEFVRRVYLDLIGRIPSVAETLDFVDDTHADKRRLLVENLLQRGAWAAHFANTWRDLLLAGSANPEMRAQSAALESWLRLRFAVNMPYDKMARELLTARVSSGATDAGEPSPAAFYLAADYKPEQLAASTSRVFLGIQLQCAQCHDHPFASWKREQFWQMAAFFKDLNNETAMPAEKPLTLAALVKLVSLDDADSLKVPDSKIVVKPQFLDGKSPQFKPDQIKREVLAQWIVDSANPLFARAAVNRLWDHFFGRGLVSPVDHLDTAGPPSQPQVFDELSQQFVLHGYDLKYLIRVITATQAYQLSSAAGGKPNDQQLLLFGRMPLRRMSGDQLFASFVQATGFQPVSQSTTQAAQLEPTARDDFQARFNDNSVPRTEAPTTILQALALMNGKYVADATDLKESRVFASIADAPYLDAKGRIEMLFLSALSRRPDATELEQLSAYISSSPKHDEKGPLADVFWSLLNSAEFVLNH from the coding sequence ATGTGGCGGACTAATTCTGATCAACGGGTTTCAAGCCCGGCACATTCGCCGCCGGTTGTCATCTTCGACATTTTTCGCCGACGTGTGTCGCCGCTAGGCGTCGTTGCAGTTTTTGCGACCCTGCTGGTTGGTTGTGAATTGCTAGCAGATGATGCGGCCACAACAGCGAACAAAAAAACTTCAACCGCCGATGCGTGGTCCGCAACCACTTCAGCACTTTATCCTGCGGGACAATCCAGCGCGACAGATGCCGAGGCAATTAGCGCCGAGCAAATGGCGGCCCACATCGATCGGCTGTTGGCGGATGCCTGGCAAGCGGCCGGTGTGGAAGCGGCATCGCCTACGACCGATTCGGAATTCGTGCGGCGAGTTTATCTCGATTTGATCGGACGCATTCCATCCGTGGCGGAAACCTTGGATTTCGTCGACGACACCCACGCCGACAAGCGCCGGCTGCTGGTCGAAAACCTGCTGCAGCGCGGCGCTTGGGCCGCGCACTTCGCCAACACCTGGCGCGATTTGCTGTTGGCAGGCTCTGCCAACCCCGAAATGCGGGCCCAAAGCGCGGCTTTGGAAAGCTGGTTGCGACTCCGATTCGCCGTCAATATGCCGTACGACAAGATGGCGCGGGAATTGCTCACAGCGCGCGTTTCATCTGGAGCCACTGACGCCGGCGAACCCAGCCCCGCGGCATTTTATTTGGCCGCCGATTACAAGCCGGAGCAGTTGGCCGCCAGTACGTCGCGCGTATTCTTGGGAATTCAGTTGCAGTGCGCCCAATGTCACGATCACCCCTTTGCCTCGTGGAAGCGCGAACAATTTTGGCAAATGGCCGCTTTCTTCAAAGACTTGAATAACGAAACAGCCATGCCGGCCGAAAAACCGTTGACGTTGGCTGCTCTGGTGAAACTGGTTTCCCTGGACGATGCTGACAGTTTGAAGGTGCCCGACTCCAAAATCGTCGTCAAGCCGCAATTCCTCGATGGAAAATCTCCTCAGTTCAAACCCGACCAAATCAAACGCGAAGTGCTGGCCCAGTGGATCGTCGACTCGGCGAATCCGCTGTTTGCTCGGGCTGCAGTAAACCGGCTGTGGGACCATTTTTTTGGCCGCGGCCTGGTGAGCCCGGTCGATCACTTGGATACCGCCGGCCCGCCCTCGCAACCGCAAGTGTTTGATGAGCTATCGCAGCAATTTGTGCTGCACGGTTACGATCTGAAATATTTAATTCGTGTCATTACGGCGACGCAGGCCTATCAGTTATCGAGCGCGGCCGGCGGCAAGCCGAACGATCAACAATTATTGCTGTTCGGCCGGATGCCGCTGCGGCGGATGAGCGGCGATCAGCTTTTCGCCAGCTTTGTGCAAGCGACCGGCTTCCAACCCGTCAGCCAATCAACCACGCAAGCTGCGCAACTGGAGCCGACTGCCCGCGATGATTTTCAAGCCCGGTTTAACGACAATAGCGTGCCGCGCACGGAAGCCCCCACAACCATTTTGCAGGCGTTGGCGCTGATGAACGGCAAATACGTCGCCGACGCCACGGATTTGAAGGAAAGCCGCGTGTTTGCTTCGATTGCCGACGCGCCGTACCTGGATGCCAAGGGCCGCATCGAGATGTTGTTTCTTTCGGCATTAAGCCGCCGGCCTGATGCGACGGAGTTGGAACAGTTGTCGGCCTACATTTCCTCGTCCCCTAAGCACGACGAAAAAGGACCGCTGGCCGACGTGTTTTGGTCACTGCTGAATAGCGCCGAATTTGTGTTGAACCATTGA
- a CDS encoding DUF1501 domain-containing protein: MCGIHHLQRFVGPFSRRDLLRLSLTGAVGISASGWFEALAQAAADDKNRHRSCILLWMNGGPSQMDTFDLKPGSRNGGLFKDTATVVPGMNISEHMPQLAQWTKRMAIVRSMTAKEGDHGRATAYVRTGYVPSGPIHYPTLGSLVAKELGRPDAELPNFVSIAPNRALSPAAYSAGFLGAGYAPLIVGERTVASASGNDEGKLEVDDLEPPAEIQPEIVNSRLKLLDALNSGFLKNHPDAPASSYQAAYQRAVELMQSKLAKAFKLEEEPAQVRDAYGRTRFGQGCLLARRLVERSVPFVEVTLGSIDGAGAGWDTHTDNFEGVRKLSGVLDPAWATLMKELDERGLLDSTLIVWMGEFGRTPQINSNGGRDHYPQAYSSVLAGGGIRGGQVIGKTSDDGLTVTDHPVTVPDLLATVCTALGVDPMLQNESNLGRPIRIVDPAAKPIAEVLL, encoded by the coding sequence ATGTGCGGCATTCATCATTTGCAGCGATTCGTGGGACCGTTCTCGCGCCGCGATTTGCTGCGGCTGTCGCTGACGGGCGCGGTCGGCATTTCCGCCAGCGGATGGTTCGAAGCGCTGGCGCAGGCCGCGGCCGACGATAAAAACCGGCATCGCTCCTGCATTTTATTATGGATGAACGGCGGCCCCAGCCAAATGGACACTTTCGATTTGAAGCCCGGCTCGCGCAATGGCGGCCTGTTTAAGGATACTGCGACCGTGGTGCCCGGCATGAATATCAGCGAGCACATGCCGCAACTGGCCCAATGGACCAAACGCATGGCGATTGTCCGCTCGATGACGGCCAAGGAAGGCGACCACGGTCGGGCCACGGCTTACGTTCGCACCGGCTATGTTCCCAGCGGTCCAATTCATTATCCCACCCTGGGTTCGCTGGTGGCCAAAGAGTTGGGTCGGCCCGATGCGGAATTGCCCAATTTTGTCAGCATCGCCCCGAACCGGGCGCTCAGTCCGGCAGCATATAGCGCGGGCTTTTTAGGCGCAGGATATGCCCCGCTGATTGTCGGTGAACGAACCGTAGCATCCGCTTCTGGCAACGACGAGGGCAAACTGGAAGTTGACGATCTGGAACCGCCGGCGGAAATTCAGCCAGAGATTGTGAATTCGCGATTGAAACTGCTGGATGCGCTCAACAGCGGATTTTTGAAAAACCATCCCGATGCGCCGGCCAGCAGTTACCAAGCGGCCTATCAACGGGCCGTTGAATTGATGCAAAGCAAGCTGGCCAAAGCGTTCAAACTTGAAGAAGAGCCGGCCCAGGTTCGCGATGCCTACGGACGCACCCGTTTCGGACAGGGCTGCTTGCTGGCCCGACGGTTGGTGGAGCGCAGCGTGCCCTTTGTCGAAGTCACACTGGGCTCCATCGACGGTGCCGGCGCCGGCTGGGACACTCATACCGATAATTTCGAAGGGGTCCGCAAACTTTCCGGCGTGCTCGACCCCGCCTGGGCCACGCTGATGAAGGAACTGGACGAGCGCGGACTGCTGGATAGCACGCTGATTGTCTGGATGGGGGAATTTGGCCGCACGCCGCAAATCAATTCCAACGGCGGGCGAGATCACTATCCACAAGCGTACAGCAGCGTGCTAGCCGGCGGGGGAATTCGCGGTGGCCAAGTCATTGGAAAAACCAGCGACGACGGCCTGACCGTGACCGATCATCCCGTCACCGTGCCCGATTTGTTGGCCACCGTTTGCACGGCTCTAGGCGTCGACCCGATGTTGCAAAACGAATCGAATTTGGGTCGGCCCATTCGAATTGTCGACCCGGCGGCCAAGCCGATCGCCGAGGTGCTGCTGTGA